From the genome of candidate division KSB1 bacterium:
GATCGCGTCGTGCAACACCTGCCCGGCTTTCAGATGTATGATCCCTATGTCACGCGTGAGTTGAACCTCGTCGATCTGCTCACCCACCGCAGCGGCCTGCCGGTTTTTGGCGGGGATCATTTGTGGATCGGCGCACGCCTCAGCCGCGAGGAAATCATGCGGCGGCTGCGCTTTCTTCCGCCCAGTGCGCCGTTGCGCACCAAATTTCAATATCAAAATCTGATGTACCTGGTGGCGGGCCAGATCATCCCGGCGGTCACCGACACGAGCTGGGACGACTTCATCCAGGCGCGGCTGCTTGCGCCGCTCGGCATGCGCGAAACCGTCACCAGCATCCGCTTTCTTGCCGGCCGCGACAACGTGGCGACTCCGCATGAAATGGTGGCCGGCAGGATTGCCGCGATCCCCTATGACAGCGTCGATGCCACCGGCCCGGCCGGCTCGCTCAACTCGAACGTGCTCGACATGGCGCAGTGGCTGCGGCTGAATCTCGGCAAAGGGGTGTACCGCGGCCGCCGGCTGTTGAGCGAGGCCACCGTCCGCATGCTGCATCAGATGCACATGCCCGTCCCCATCACCCCGTGGGTGGAGAAAAACCTGGGGGTACATTTTTTCGGGTATGGCCTGGGCTGGGCGATGTATGACTATCGCGGCCAGAAAGTCATGAGTCACGGCGGCGGACTCTCCGGCATGTTCTCGCTGCAAACCTGGCTGCCGGACAAAAACTTCGGCGTCGTCCTTCTCAGCAATTTTGCGCCGCATGAACTGAACGATGCGCTCACCTACCGCATCCTCGATGCCGTGCTGGGCGCACCCGAGCGCGACTGGAGTGCGGAGCTTCTGCGCCGGCGCGATGAGCAGCGCGCGCAGGAGGCCAAAGCCGAGGCGGAATTGCAAGCGCAGCGCGTTGCCGGCACGCGGCCCTCGCTGCCCCTGCAAGCCTATGCCGGCACCTATTTCGATGAATTCTCGGGCGCGGCCCAGGTGAAATTGGTCAATGGCAAACTGGTGTTCTACTACAATCCCCGTCACACCGGCGAGATGGAGCACTGGCATTATGACACCTTCCGCCTCACCTGGCAAAATCCGATCTACGACATGCCCAAAAAAGCCTTCGTGACTTTTTATCTCGACGAAACCGGGCGGGTTGAAAAACTCAAGACGGTTTTTTATGATCCGATTTATTTCAAGCGGGTGAGGGAGTAGGGAGGCGGCAGGGGTGCGGCGCCTGTTGCAACGCACGCGGGCGGGCCGGGTCACTCGCGGAAGGCAAAAACGGCTGCAAGCGGGTGCTGCTTTTCCCAACATGCAACACCCGCCGCGGTGCAACCAAATCACCGGTGCGACGATTTTCTTCCGCGCAAATGGAAATCCATGGGCAAAAAATTTTGCTGTTTTTTGCATCTCACTTTGCCAGACAATTGGGAAATCGCTCTCGAGAGGCAATCCTCATGTCCAATTTTTTCCCCATGCCGGCGTCTGACCGCTGGTATCTTGTCATCGTGATCGTTTTTGCCGCGCTGGCGTTTCTGCCGTGGTCGCGCAACCTGCACGTGGCGGGTATGGCAGTGTTCGGGTGGCTGATGGCGGGCTTGATGCTGCTGTCGCCGCTGATCGCACTCCTGCTCATCTGGCGCGAGCGCCGCAAAGGGTGAATGCGGCGAACAGGCCCCGCCCGGTGGCGAGATGCGCGGGCGCCGGGGAAAGCGGATGTGCGGCCGTCGGGAATGCCGTGCCCGGTCGCGCGATCATCCCGGCCTGTGTGTATCATGCTGCAGGCCGCTTCGCCGGTGCCGGCATGATTCGCACAAATTGCAAACGGGACTCTGTGCCGGGCGAAGGCCGACAGAATGACTTGAAAGGACCGGTTTTGACACGCAGGGAAGGGAGGGTTTGCATGACGCTTGAACGCGGCATTGTCGCTGTTTATATGCTGGCCTGCATCGTCATTGGCGTGCTGGCCTCGCGCAAGGTGCTGGCCTCCCGTGACGATTATTGGGTGGCGGGCCGCCGCATCGGCACGTGGGCAAATGCGCTGGCGATCATGGCCACCCTCGCCAGCGGCGGCTCGATCATCGGCGTGATGGGCCTGGCCTACCAGAACGGCATTCCCTATGCGCTCGCCATGTTTGCCGGCGCCGTGCTCGGCTTTCCGCTCGCCTCGCTGCTCGTGGCCAAACCGCTGCGATATTTCGGCAAATTCACCATCACCGATTTTCTCGTCTTTCGCTACCCCCATCCGCTGATGCGCTGCCTGGTGCCGCTGGTGATCGTCATCAGCTTCACGGCCTACATCGTCGCGCAAATGAAAGCCGCCGGCATCACCGCCAACGTGCTGCTCGGCATCTCCTACAACCAGGCGGTCACCGGCATGGCGCTGGTTTTCATCCTGTATGTTTCCATCGGCGGCATGCTGGCCGTCACCTGGACGGATGTGATGCAGGGCCTGCTCATGCTCGCCGTGGTCCTGCTTACTGCCGGCATGATGGTGGTCCGCGTCGGCTCGCCGGTGGCCATCATGCAGCAGGCCACCGCCGCTGCGCCCATGCTCGGTGCCGTCGCGCAGCAGCCGCTCACCGGCTACCTCGGCGCATTCGTGCTGTGGGCCGCGGCAATTCCGGTGATTCCCCACATTGTCATGCGGGTGTTCACCGCCAAAGACGCGCAGGGAGCCCGCCTTTCGCTCAACCTGGCGATGGTCGCCTACAGCGCCATGATTCTCGCAGCCGTGCTGGCGATCGTGCCGGCGGGCAAGATGCATTTCCCGGCGCTGGCGGATGCCGACACGATTTTTCTCGAAGTGATGAAGCAGGAATTTCCACCGTTGATTCGCGGCCTGGCGGTGGCGGCCGTGATGGCGGCGGTGATGTCCACCACCGATGCCCTGCTGCTCGCCTGCAGTTCGGCAGTGACGCATGATCTGTTGGGCGGGTTCCTGGCGCAGCGCTATAGTCTGAAGGCCGTCAACTGGATCTCAGTAGCGGTGGCGTGGATCATCGGTTTGCTGGCGATGTACTTTGCCTATTCCCCTCCGGCTTTGCTCACCGCGTTTTATTCCGCGGCCATCGGGCTGCTGAGCGCCGGTTTGTTCGTGCCGGTGATCGCGGGCCTGTGGTGGAAAAAGGCAACGATCGCCGGCGGGGTGGCGTCACTGCTCACCGGCAGCGTGATCTACCTGGTGGCACAATTCACGCCCGGCATGCCGCCGCTCTCCGCCATTTTGCTGGCCCTGCCCGCGAGTGCTCTCGCGATGTGGCTGTGTCGCCGTTTCACCAAGCCAAAGGAGGCGGAAATCGTCGCGGAAATTGCCCGGCTGCATCGATCCTGAATCTCGTTGCATTTTGCAAAATTGAGTGCACGCGCTCCTGCCGGAAACTTTCCGGGTGTCACGAAGCGCTTTCGCTGCATGCCGCGGCGGTTGCGGCGATATGAGCTTGCATGGTGTGCGACCGCTGTTTCCCGGTATTGCGAAGATCCACAATGGTCCCCGGATGGTCGAATGAGTCGAATGAACTCCGGCGCAAAATGTCATCCACGAAATTGTCATGAATTGTTTTGTGGGATTCGCGTTTTCGCGGGAAAACTCCCGCGGTTGGCGGGTTGCTGGCATGACACTGCGGTGAATTCTCATTCAAACGGGAGAGTGCTTTGCAAAAGATCACGCTGCTTGATGTGTTCGCCGCCCGGCAGGTGATTGCGCCTTATCTCGCGCCCACGCCGCTTTATCCCTATCCCGGTTTGCATCACCTGCTCGGCACCTCCACCTATGTCAAGCATGAGAATCATCAGCCGGTGGGCGCCTTCAAGATTCGCGGCGGCATCTATTTCATGAGCCGGCTCGCAGAGGATGAAAAACGGCGCGGCGTGGTCACCGCCAGCACCGGCAATCACGGCCAGGCCATTGCCTATGCCGGCCGGCTGTACGGAGTCCCCGTCACCATTGTCGTTCCCGCAGCGGCCAACCCGGTGAAGGTCGAGGCCATTCGCAGCCTGGGCGCCCGGCTCGTGTTTCACGGGCGCAATTTCGAGGAAGCGCGGCACTTTGCGGAGGCGCATGCCCACGCCCGCGGCAACCGCTTCATCAGCTCCGGCGATGAGCCGTGGTTGATCGCCGGCGTCGCCACCCTAACGCTGGAGATTATCGCAAGTCTGCCGGAGGTGGGAACCATCATCGTGCCGGTGGGTGGCGGCAGCGGTGCTGCCGGCTGCTGCATCGTGGCAAAGACGATCAACCCGCAGATTCGCGTCATCGGCGTGCAGGCGGAGAACGCACCGGCGGTTTATCTCTCCTGGAAATCCCGCAAAAGGGTGGAGGCGAAGATCGAAACTTTTGCGGAAGGACTGGCCACCGCCGCGCCATTCGATCTGCCGCTTGCGATTATGCTCGAGCATCTCGACGACTTCGTGCTGGTGAGTGAGGGGGAAATGCGGCAGGCGGTTCGCCTGCTGATCGAGCATACCCGCAATCTGCCGGAAGCGGCAGCCGCTGCGCCTCTCGCCGCCGCGCTCAAAATCAAAGCGACACTCGCCCCACGGCCGCTGGTCCTGGTAATGAGCGGCGGCAATATCTCCCTGCCGCAGTTGCAGGAAATTCTAGATCATCCGACTCAAGCGTACATGGCCACATGACTGTTCTTTGCATCTGATGAACTCCGATAGGAGTGAGAGGTTTATAGCCAAGTGCCGTTCGCCTAAACGAAACCCCAGCGGGGTGACATGTGTATCGTGCCTCCTCCTTGATCTCATCTTGAATTGAAGGCAAACGCCGTTACATGTCACTCCCAAAGGAATTTGAAGTTGGAGGTTTTGACAATTACTATAAACATTTCACTCCTGGCGGGGTTGGGTCGTTCGCTATCAAGTTAGGGCAAGTGGCTCTCAGTAGAGAAGGCACGGAACTGATTTTGCGATTCTTTTCATCTTGTTGCCGCAAAATGTACGCAAAATTCGGATGATCCGAAATTCTGGCAGGCATATGACGCGGTTGTGCGAATTTCGTCCCGGCTTGTGGCTCACCGAGCTGCAACTGGAGGAATTCGCCGTGCGCGGGGCGGTGATCCTCGGCAACCAGCGCGCAGCAGTGTGGGACACGCTCTCGCATCCGCGCGACCTGCAGCCGGTGGCGCAATTGCTGGCGCGCCGCGATTTCCTGCTGATTTACAGTCACGCCGATTGGGATCACGTGTGGGGAACCGCCGGCCTGCCTTTTTCCGGCAGGATGATTTGGGCGCATGAAGCTTGCCGCGCGCGCTTTGCCGGCGACGTGCCGGCTGAGCTGCAACAGAAAAAAAACGCCGAGCCGGGCAAATGGGATGAAGTTGTGCTGGTGCCACCCACGCACGTTTTCGCGAGCGCGCAGGCGCTCGATCTTGGCGGTGTCAGCTTGTGGTTGCATCATCTCCCCGGCCATACGCGCGACAGCATTGTCGGATTGCTGCCCGAGTGGGGGGTGTTGCTGGCGGGCGATGCGGTGGAAACGCCGTTTCCCCTGCTCAATGCCGGCAGCCCGCTCGACCTGTGGATGACAGCCTTGCAACGCTGGGCGGAGGACGGGCGCGTGCAACATGTGATTCCGGCGCATGGTGAAATTGGCGGCCGCGAATTGCTGCGGCAAAACCTCGCTTACCTGCGCGGTTTGCGCGAGGGCGCAACCGCCGCCCCCCCTGCCGACTTGGACCCCTTTTATCGAACCGCCCATCGTGAAAACCTGCGCCTGGCGCAGAAACTTGCTTGATTCGCAAGGAGGTGCGGAAATGAGAAAGCTGATGCTTCGGATGTCCGCGTTCTGCATGCTGTTGGTTGCTGCTCCGCTGCCGGCGCAACATCAAAACGTGCTGGTGGGCAACTTGAATTATCCCAATGAACCGTGTATTGCCATCGATCCCAATAACACCGACCGCATGGTGGCTGCCGCCAATTTGGACAACTTCTACTATTCAAACGATGCGGGATTGACATGGACTTCCGGCCGTGCGACTTCGACTTACGGCGTGTGGGGTGATCCGGTGGTGGTGGCGGATGACCAGGGCAATTTCTACTATTTTCACCTCTCGAATCCGCCCAACGGCAATTGGATCGATCGTATCGTGTGCCAAAAATCCACAGATGGCGGCCGCTCATGGTCGAGTGGAACGTTTATGGGGCTGGTGCCGATGGCCGGCAGCGCCAAAGCGCAGGACAAAGAATGGGCGGTCGTGGATCGCAACAATCACCTCTATGTCACCTGGACGCAGTTCGATCGCTACGGCAGTGCCGCTCCGCAGGACAGCTCGATCATTCGCTTCGCCAAGTCAACGGATGGCGGCGAAACCTGGTCGGAGCCGGTGCGGATCAACCAAGTTGCGGGTGATGCTATTGACAGCGATGATACCGTGGAGGGCGCGGTGCCGGCAATCGGGCCGCAGGGCGAGATCTATGTCGCGTGGGCCGGCCCGGCCGGCCTCCGGTTCGACAAATCCACCGACGGCGGGAAAACCTGGCTGGCGGACGATATTTTCATCGACGCCATGCCCGGCGGCTGGAATTTTTCCGTGCCCGGCATCTATCGCTGCAACGGTTTCCCGGTGACGGTTTGTGATTTGAGCGACGGCCCGCGGCGCGGCACGATTTACGTCAACTGGTCGGATCAGCGCAACGGCGAAAATGACACGGATATTTGGCTGGCGAAATCTCAGGATGGCGGGGCGACGTGGAGCGCGCCGATCCGGGTAAATGACGACAGCCCCGGCCGGCATCAATTTTTCACCTGGATGACGATCGATCAGGTCAATGGCACGCTCTATTTCGTCTTCTATGATCGCCGGAATTACAGCGACAACCGCACCGACGTTTTCATGGCGATGTCACGCGATGGCGGTGCCAGCTTCATCAATTTTAAAGTCAGCGAATCGCCTTTCATCCCGCGGCCGGAGATCTTTTTTGGCGATTACACCAATATCGCGGCGCACAACAACGTCGTGCGTCCGATTTGGACACGGCTCAACAATGTCGAATTGAGTTTGCTGACGGCAATCATCGACCTCGACAAGATTACGGCTGTCCGGGAGCCGCCCGCGCCGCTGTCGCAGGCGCAGACCCCAGCGCAGAATTTTCCCAATCCCTTCGCCGAGGCCACCTGTCTCTCCTTCAAATTGCACCGGCCGGCGATTCTCAGCTTGAAGATCTATGATCTGCTCGGCCGGGAAGTCGCGACCGTCATCGATCGCAAACCCTACGGCATCGGCCAGTACGTCGAGAGCTTTCACCCCCGTGACTTGGGATTGCCCAGCGGCGCTTATTACTTCGTTTTGCAGAACGGCAGCGCGGTGATGAGGAACAGGATGATCTATGTCAAGTAGGAGGGGTGTTGCAGAAGCACGTTTTCCCAAACGGCGCAACGCTGCCCCTCATTTCACAGAGCTGCGCGCGAGAAGGCCGGCATTGCCGGCTTGCTCTTTTGGGAAGGGCTCAGTGACATCCGACCCAGTCAAGCCTGTCGTGCAGCAAGTATTCTGTGCAACACAGGCGAGCGCCCTCGGCGCGTGCGCCTCCTGGCAAAGGGAGTACCATCTCACAGCAGAGAAAGCTATGCAGATGACAAGACAGGAGGCAGCGTTTGTTCCTCCAATGAGGGCTGCCCTGCACTCCGGCAAAAATATCGCTTGACACTCTCCTGCCGGCTAGATAATGTTCCTGCACGCCGCCGGCAGGAGCTTGGACCAGGCCGGAGCAGCGGGCTGAGCCTGCTGGCAGGAAAATGGGAAGGGACAAGTTGCACGGCCAAGGCCGGCCGGTTGTGACCTGCCATACTCCGCAGAAAATCGCCAGGCCCGGGTGTACCCAGATCAAAATGGGTACGCCCGGGCTTTTTGTTTTTGGGATCGCCAGGAGAGGAGTGCTGCCATGAAAAGTTTCCGCCTTGCCAGAATGCTGTTGGCGCTCATCTTGATCGGGA
Proteins encoded in this window:
- a CDS encoding threonine/serine dehydratase — protein: MQKITLLDVFAARQVIAPYLAPTPLYPYPGLHHLLGTSTYVKHENHQPVGAFKIRGGIYFMSRLAEDEKRRGVVTASTGNHGQAIAYAGRLYGVPVTIVVPAAANPVKVEAIRSLGARLVFHGRNFEEARHFAEAHAHARGNRFISSGDEPWLIAGVATLTLEIIASLPEVGTIIVPVGGGSGAAGCCIVAKTINPQIRVIGVQAENAPAVYLSWKSRKRVEAKIETFAEGLATAAPFDLPLAIMLEHLDDFVLVSEGEMRQAVRLLIEHTRNLPEAAAAAPLAAALKIKATLAPRPLVLVMSGGNISLPQLQEILDHPTQAYMAT
- a CDS encoding sodium:solute symporter family protein, whose protein sequence is MTLERGIVAVYMLACIVIGVLASRKVLASRDDYWVAGRRIGTWANALAIMATLASGGSIIGVMGLAYQNGIPYALAMFAGAVLGFPLASLLVAKPLRYFGKFTITDFLVFRYPHPLMRCLVPLVIVISFTAYIVAQMKAAGITANVLLGISYNQAVTGMALVFILYVSIGGMLAVTWTDVMQGLLMLAVVLLTAGMMVVRVGSPVAIMQQATAAAPMLGAVAQQPLTGYLGAFVLWAAAIPVIPHIVMRVFTAKDAQGARLSLNLAMVAYSAMILAAVLAIVPAGKMHFPALADADTIFLEVMKQEFPPLIRGLAVAAVMAAVMSTTDALLLACSSAVTHDLLGGFLAQRYSLKAVNWISVAVAWIIGLLAMYFAYSPPALLTAFYSAAIGLLSAGLFVPVIAGLWWKKATIAGGVASLLTGSVIYLVAQFTPGMPPLSAILLALPASALAMWLCRRFTKPKEAEIVAEIARLHRS
- a CDS encoding serine hydrolase, translating into MPRKRNFPAGSWRLVRNLVTTVLFASSAAPGQTLSLKRLDAYIEQARVQWEVPGLAVALVQNDSIIFAKGYGARELGKPGRVDAHTLFAVASNTKAFTAALLGLLVDAGKLTWDDRVVQHLPGFQMYDPYVTRELNLVDLLTHRSGLPVFGGDHLWIGARLSREEIMRRLRFLPPSAPLRTKFQYQNLMYLVAGQIIPAVTDTSWDDFIQARLLAPLGMRETVTSIRFLAGRDNVATPHEMVAGRIAAIPYDSVDATGPAGSLNSNVLDMAQWLRLNLGKGVYRGRRLLSEATVRMLHQMHMPVPITPWVEKNLGVHFFGYGLGWAMYDYRGQKVMSHGGGLSGMFSLQTWLPDKNFGVVLLSNFAPHELNDALTYRILDAVLGAPERDWSAELLRRRDEQRAQEAKAEAELQAQRVAGTRPSLPLQAYAGTYFDEFSGAAQVKLVNGKLVFYYNPRHTGEMEHWHYDTFRLTWQNPIYDMPKKAFVTFYLDETGRVEKLKTVFYDPIYFKRVRE
- a CDS encoding glycosyl hydrolase codes for the protein MRKLMLRMSAFCMLLVAAPLPAQHQNVLVGNLNYPNEPCIAIDPNNTDRMVAAANLDNFYYSNDAGLTWTSGRATSTYGVWGDPVVVADDQGNFYYFHLSNPPNGNWIDRIVCQKSTDGGRSWSSGTFMGLVPMAGSAKAQDKEWAVVDRNNHLYVTWTQFDRYGSAAPQDSSIIRFAKSTDGGETWSEPVRINQVAGDAIDSDDTVEGAVPAIGPQGEIYVAWAGPAGLRFDKSTDGGKTWLADDIFIDAMPGGWNFSVPGIYRCNGFPVTVCDLSDGPRRGTIYVNWSDQRNGENDTDIWLAKSQDGGATWSAPIRVNDDSPGRHQFFTWMTIDQVNGTLYFVFYDRRNYSDNRTDVFMAMSRDGGASFINFKVSESPFIPRPEIFFGDYTNIAAHNNVVRPIWTRLNNVELSLLTAIIDLDKITAVREPPAPLSQAQTPAQNFPNPFAEATCLSFKLHRPAILSLKIYDLLGREVATVIDRKPYGIGQYVESFHPRDLGLPSGAYYFVLQNGSAVMRNRMIYVK
- a CDS encoding MBL fold metallo-hydrolase encodes the protein MTRLCEFRPGLWLTELQLEEFAVRGAVILGNQRAAVWDTLSHPRDLQPVAQLLARRDFLLIYSHADWDHVWGTAGLPFSGRMIWAHEACRARFAGDVPAELQQKKNAEPGKWDEVVLVPPTHVFASAQALDLGGVSLWLHHLPGHTRDSIVGLLPEWGVLLAGDAVETPFPLLNAGSPLDLWMTALQRWAEDGRVQHVIPAHGEIGGRELLRQNLAYLRGLREGATAAPPADLDPFYRTAHRENLRLAQKLA